The window CGTTCACGGTGCTCTGCAGGCTGGCGCTCTGACCACTACCTTCACCGCTTCCCAGGGTCTTCTGTTGATGATCCCCAACATGTACAAGATCGCCGGCGAACTGACCCCGACCGTCTTCCATGTGACCGCCCGTGCTCTTGCTATGCAGGGCCTTTCTATTTTCGGTGACCACTCCGACATCATGGCTTGCCGCCAGACCGGTTTCGCTATGCTGGGCTCTTCCTCCGTTCAGGAATGCCAGGACATGGCTCTCGTGGCTCACGCTTCTACTCTTGAATCCCGTGTTCCGTTCGTTCACTTCTTCGACGGTTTCCGTACTTCTCACGAA of the Fibrobacter sp. genome contains:
- a CDS encoding pyruvate:ferredoxin (flavodoxin) oxidoreductase; translated protein: MAKKMIACDGNEATANVAFAVSEVAAIYPITPSSPMAEHADNWSAAGKKNIWGQVPRVFEMQSEGGAAGTVHGALQAGALTTTFTASQGLLLMIPNMYKIAGELTPTVFHVTARALAMQGLSIFGDHSDIMACRQTGFAMLGSSSVQECQDMALVAHASTLESRVPFVHFFDGFRTSHEVMKIEALEDGVIRSVIDEKYVKACRERCLTPDRPTMRG